The Neobacillus sp. OS1-2 genome includes a window with the following:
- a CDS encoding DNA-3-methyladenine glycosylase, giving the protein MKEDQQDWQEIDGTILINLPDDFNSKANLGYLVRNKNECMFEVENEMITRVIVVGETRTLVQIHVNNSNQMVVRFLNVSRPLNRSQRAGVVQYIREWFDLDRDLTPFYAMAKADPLLKWPVQQFYGLRVIGVPDLFEALCWGVLGQQINLAFAYSLKRQFVEKFGDSIKWNGRIYWIFPTCEQIALVTPADLADIKMTLKKSEYIIGIAQFMASGKLSKEKLMRMENLKEVEKSLITIRGIGPWTANYVIMRCLRNPSAYPIDDVGLHNAIRHLTKAMNKPAKEELLKLSIRWEGWQSYATFYLWHVLY; this is encoded by the coding sequence ATGAAAGAAGATCAACAAGACTGGCAGGAGATCGATGGGACCATTCTCATCAACCTACCAGATGATTTTAATAGTAAGGCCAACCTTGGCTATTTAGTGCGCAATAAAAATGAGTGTATGTTTGAGGTTGAGAACGAAATGATCACGAGGGTGATTGTCGTTGGCGAAACACGAACTTTAGTACAAATACACGTGAATAACAGCAATCAAATGGTCGTCAGGTTCTTAAACGTGTCCAGACCTCTAAACCGGTCGCAGCGCGCTGGAGTTGTCCAATATATTCGTGAATGGTTTGATCTCGATCGCGATTTAACACCATTTTATGCAATGGCAAAAGCAGACCCACTACTTAAGTGGCCTGTCCAACAATTTTATGGTTTGCGTGTAATCGGGGTTCCCGATTTATTTGAGGCCCTTTGTTGGGGAGTTTTAGGGCAGCAAATCAATCTAGCATTTGCCTACAGCTTAAAAAGACAATTTGTTGAAAAGTTTGGTGATTCAATCAAATGGAATGGGCGGATCTATTGGATCTTTCCAACTTGCGAACAAATTGCCCTCGTAACACCTGCAGATTTGGCTGATATTAAAATGACATTGAAAAAGAGTGAATACATCATTGGCATTGCCCAATTTATGGCCAGCGGTAAATTATCAAAAGAAAAATTAATGAGAATGGAAAACCTTAAAGAAGTTGAAAAAAGTTTAATTACTATCCGCGGAATTGGTCCATGGACAGCGAATTATGTAATAATGCGCTGCTTACGTAATCCCTCGGCATATCCGATTGATGATGTCGGACTGCACAACGCCATTAGGCATCTAACCAAGGCGATGAATAAGCCTGCGAAGGAAGAGCTTTTGAAGCTTTCTATACGCTGGGAGGGCTGGCAATCCTATGCCACGTTTTATCTATGGCATGTTCTATATTAA
- a CDS encoding methylated-DNA--[protein]-cysteine S-methyltransferase: protein MKSMNKITIYWSLLTFKDWNLYIAATDKGLCYVGSLNKSLEELTIWAEKQFPGVLLVEDREELEPYVTELIEYFEGKRMNFSVPFDYQGTDFQVAVWNALCEIPFGETRSYSDIANHIDKPSAVRAVGSAIGANPVLITVPCHRVVGKNGSLTGYRGGLEMKKQLLGLEQKY from the coding sequence ATGAAATCAATGAATAAGATAACGATATATTGGTCGCTGCTTACATTTAAGGATTGGAATTTATATATAGCTGCAACAGACAAAGGACTATGCTACGTTGGGTCACTGAACAAGTCATTAGAGGAATTGACCATATGGGCGGAAAAGCAGTTCCCGGGGGTCCTTCTTGTGGAAGATAGGGAGGAGCTAGAGCCTTATGTAACGGAACTAATTGAATATTTCGAGGGGAAGCGGATGAATTTCTCTGTCCCTTTTGATTATCAAGGTACAGATTTTCAAGTTGCTGTTTGGAATGCACTTTGTGAGATTCCGTTTGGGGAGACAAGGTCCTATTCCGATATCGCAAACCATATCGATAAACCGTCGGCAGTCCGTGCAGTAGGATCGGCAATCGGTGCAAATCCTGTATTGATTACTGTGCCCTGCCATCGTGTTGTTGGAAAAAATGGCTCGCTCACAGGCTATCGCGGTGGATTAGAGATGAAGAAACAATTGCTTGGTTTAGAGCAAAAGTATTAA
- a CDS encoding DUF3231 family protein, with protein sequence MEDKSKIPLTAAEMSGLWTQYMNDSLAVCVNRYYLETVEDEEVRPIVEFTLNTAKKNILIMEDIFKREDFPTPMGFTDQDVNTKAPKLFSDTFVLTYLRHMSIIAMQASGGVLGLATRPDIVTFHKSVLNAAIELQDLTRNLLLKQGTYIKPPYITPPDSVEFVKQNHFLAGFLGKKRAITSVEISHLFFNLKTNAIGKALITGFAQIAEDKDVKQFFVRGMQMARDHMDIFGNFLKEEELPVPMSSDANVLDFTSRIFSDKLMMFHIASMNMSGIGNYAISMAASLRRDIGMKYASLIPEVSLYAGDGAKMMIRKGWMEEPPQADDREELVQGH encoded by the coding sequence ATGGAGGACAAATCAAAGATACCTTTAACAGCTGCCGAAATGAGTGGATTATGGACGCAATATATGAATGACTCATTGGCAGTGTGTGTAAATAGATATTATTTAGAGACTGTGGAGGACGAGGAGGTTCGACCGATCGTTGAATTTACCTTAAACACGGCAAAAAAGAATATATTAATAATGGAGGATATATTTAAAAGAGAGGATTTCCCTACACCAATGGGATTTACCGACCAAGATGTAAACACAAAAGCACCAAAGCTGTTTTCTGATACGTTTGTCTTAACCTATCTGAGGCACATGTCAATTATTGCCATGCAGGCAAGTGGTGGTGTTTTAGGACTTGCCACTCGCCCTGATATAGTCACTTTTCATAAAAGTGTCCTAAACGCTGCTATTGAATTACAGGATTTAACACGGAACTTGTTGTTGAAACAAGGAACATACATAAAGCCACCCTACATCACACCACCTGATTCTGTAGAATTTGTGAAGCAGAATCATTTTTTAGCAGGCTTTTTGGGTAAGAAAAGGGCCATAACTTCTGTGGAAATCAGCCATTTATTTTTTAATTTGAAAACGAATGCAATTGGAAAAGCATTGATCACGGGATTTGCCCAAATAGCTGAGGACAAAGACGTGAAGCAGTTTTTTGTAAGAGGGATGCAAATGGCTCGGGATCATATGGATATCTTTGGTAACTTTTTAAAGGAAGAAGAACTGCCTGTTCCGATGAGTTCGGATGCAAATGTTTTAGATTTTACATCTAGGATTTTCTCTGACAAGCTAATGATGTTTCATATTGCATCAATGAATATGTCGGGAATTGGTAATTACGCTATCTCAATGGCAGCAAGTCTGCGAAGGGATATTGGAATGAAATATGCCTCCTTAATACCGGAAGTGTCACTTTATGCTGGGGATGGTGCCAAAATGATGATTAGAAAAGGATGGATGGAGGAACCACCTCAAGCAGATGACCGGGAGGAGTTAGTCCAAGGACATTAG
- a CDS encoding aldo/keto reductase, producing the protein MKYINIANTDLTVSNMIMGNMRLTQLSLPESEKLIRTAMEEGINFFDHADIYGKGKCEEIFSDAIQMNSSIREKMIIQSKCGIISPEGYFDFSKEHIIESVNGILNRLKTEYLDILLLHRPDPLMEPAEVAEAFEELHSSGKVKYFGVSNHNPAQIELLQKYIPHKLVVNQLQFSIAHTPMIDSGITLNMKNDQAINRDSSILEYCRLHDITMQAWSPYQHGFFEGSFLGDLDRFPKLNEVVDTIAEKYDVTNTAIATAWITRHPANIQVVLGTTNPERMKAACKGAEIRLTREEWYQIYKAAGNIVP; encoded by the coding sequence ATGAAATACATAAACATCGCTAATACTGACTTAACTGTTTCAAATATGATTATGGGTAATATGCGATTAACACAGCTGTCATTGCCTGAATCCGAGAAGTTAATCAGAACAGCAATGGAGGAAGGAATCAACTTTTTTGATCATGCCGATATTTATGGTAAGGGCAAGTGTGAGGAGATTTTTTCTGATGCCATTCAAATGAATTCGAGCATCCGTGAAAAAATGATCATCCAAAGTAAATGCGGTATTATTTCACCAGAGGGCTATTTTGACTTTTCGAAGGAACATATCATTGAGTCTGTTAATGGGATTTTAAATCGATTAAAAACAGAGTATCTTGATATTCTGTTGCTGCATCGCCCAGATCCATTGATGGAACCTGCCGAGGTAGCGGAGGCGTTTGAGGAGCTGCATTCTAGCGGCAAGGTCAAGTATTTTGGCGTATCAAATCATAATCCTGCACAGATTGAACTTTTACAAAAATATATACCGCATAAATTGGTGGTCAATCAACTCCAGTTTAGTATTGCGCACACACCGATGATTGACTCGGGTATTACCTTAAATATGAAGAATGACCAAGCGATAAACCGCGATAGCAGTATTTTGGAATATTGTCGTTTACATGATATTACGATGCAAGCATGGTCACCCTATCAGCACGGTTTCTTTGAAGGATCGTTTTTAGGTGATTTGGATCGTTTTCCAAAATTAAATGAAGTAGTAGACACCATTGCCGAAAAGTATGACGTAACGAATACTGCCATAGCCACTGCATGGATTACCCGTCATCCTGCTAACATCCAGGTGGTACTTGGCACAACCAATCCAGAGCGGATGAAAGCGGCATGTAAAGGTGCTGAAATCAGATTGACGAGGGAAGAATGGTATCAAATTTACAAGGCAGCGGGGAACATCGTACCATAA
- a CDS encoding hemolysin family protein produces MFIIAILIALTAFFVAVEFAIVKVRGTRIDQLMNEGKRGAQSAKQVVTHLDEYLSACQLGITVTALGIGWLGEPTVSKLLEPLFNLVHINHSISHILSMVISFALVTFINVVVGELAPKSFAIQKAETVTLLFARPMIWFYKLFYPFIWLLNTSSRKITGLFGLKPASENELAHSEDELRIILSESYQSGEINESELTYVNNVFDFNNRIAKEIMVPRTEMVGISIDDQPKNILSLMKEQKYTRYPVINGDKDNIIGIVNIKDILTTKISNDIVNKKSIKPFVKPVISVIETIPIQNLLLKMQKERTHMAILLDEFGGTSGIVTVEDILEEIVGEIRDEFDADEVSEVRKIKDQHYIISGKVLIETVNDLLGTSISNKDLDTIGGWFLSKKFDAEIGDSIELDGFSFRIKEMEEHHILFMEIQKLAEQELTFPEKSVS; encoded by the coding sequence TTGTTCATCATTGCTATCCTTATCGCGCTAACTGCATTTTTTGTTGCGGTAGAATTTGCGATTGTAAAAGTAAGAGGTACACGTATCGATCAATTAATGAATGAAGGAAAAAGGGGAGCACAGTCTGCCAAACAGGTAGTAACACACTTGGATGAATATCTATCGGCCTGTCAGCTTGGTATTACCGTTACCGCGCTAGGGATAGGCTGGCTGGGGGAACCAACTGTATCAAAACTGCTTGAACCTTTATTTAATCTTGTTCATATCAATCATTCAATATCCCATATATTATCCATGGTTATTTCCTTTGCCCTAGTGACATTTATTAATGTGGTTGTCGGGGAACTGGCACCTAAATCTTTTGCCATCCAGAAAGCTGAAACGGTTACTCTTTTATTTGCTAGACCGATGATCTGGTTTTACAAATTGTTTTATCCCTTCATCTGGCTGCTTAATACTTCCTCGAGGAAGATTACGGGGCTATTCGGGCTTAAACCAGCCTCAGAAAACGAGTTAGCCCATTCAGAGGATGAATTAAGGATAATTCTTTCTGAAAGTTATCAAAGCGGTGAAATTAATGAATCAGAATTAACCTATGTAAATAACGTATTTGATTTTAATAATCGAATTGCCAAAGAAATTATGGTACCTAGAACTGAAATGGTAGGTATTTCTATCGATGATCAGCCGAAAAATATCCTTTCGCTCATGAAAGAACAAAAATATACACGCTATCCCGTTATTAACGGTGATAAGGACAACATTATTGGTATTGTGAATATCAAAGATATCTTAACCACAAAAATATCGAATGACATTGTAAATAAGAAGTCGATTAAGCCTTTCGTCAAACCGGTCATTAGCGTAATTGAAACGATCCCCATTCAAAATTTACTGTTGAAAATGCAAAAGGAAAGAACTCATATGGCCATCCTACTAGATGAGTTCGGGGGTACTTCGGGTATTGTTACTGTTGAAGATATCCTTGAAGAAATTGTTGGGGAAATCCGCGATGAATTTGATGCAGATGAAGTTTCTGAGGTCCGAAAAATCAAGGACCAGCATTATATTATCAGCGGTAAAGTTCTTATTGAGACAGTCAATGACCTTTTGGGTACATCGATTTCAAATAAGGATTTAGACACAATCGGCGGCTGGTTTTTGTCTAAAAAATTCGATGCTGAAATTGGTGATAGCATTGAATTGGACGGATTTTCATTTAGAATAAAGGAAATGGAAGAACATCATATATTATTTATGGAGATACAGAAACTGGCTGAACAGGAGTTAACATTTCCTGAAAAATCGGTATCATAA
- a CDS encoding Yip1 family protein: MELEKEMHVKKENPSLVGMFTSPGVQFERIKRNPKIWVPLILISIIYVIGMTLMALSMDVEALIDSGVPEDQAEIVLAITKVTIAVTGIFAPIFGVLISSVIQLIIAKIANATVTFKQLFSMNTYIMIIGAIGLLVNMAIRFGIGGNPEIYLTSLAGLLNSEKAGVLGSFEVFGIWGVILTALGLHKTAQFSKGVAWTIAIVFFLLQIGFGLIGTLFQGAPKL; the protein is encoded by the coding sequence ATGGAATTGGAAAAAGAGATGCATGTGAAGAAAGAGAATCCGAGTTTGGTAGGAATGTTTACGAGTCCTGGGGTGCAATTTGAAAGAATTAAGAGGAATCCTAAAATTTGGGTGCCGCTGATTCTTATTAGTATTATTTATGTAATAGGAATGACGTTAATGGCGCTGTCGATGGACGTGGAAGCCTTAATTGATTCGGGGGTGCCGGAAGATCAAGCGGAAATAGTACTGGCGATTACAAAGGTAACGATTGCCGTTACAGGAATTTTTGCGCCCATTTTTGGTGTTCTTATTAGCAGTGTGATTCAATTAATTATTGCCAAAATTGCTAATGCAACGGTTACGTTTAAACAGTTATTTTCAATGAATACTTATATCATGATCATCGGGGCAATCGGGCTATTAGTAAACATGGCGATTAGGTTTGGAATTGGCGGAAATCCGGAAATCTATCTGACTAGTTTAGCAGGCTTGTTAAATTCAGAAAAGGCAGGTGTTTTAGGCTCATTTGAAGTGTTTGGGATCTGGGGCGTTATCTTAACCGCTTTAGGACTTCATAAAACAGCGCAATTTTCTAAAGGGGTGGCTTGGACAATTGCGATTGTCTTCTTCTTACTTCAAATTGGATTTGGCTTGATTGGCACACTATTTCAAGGAGCGCCGAAGCTATAA
- a CDS encoding efflux RND transporter periplasmic adaptor subunit, giving the protein MKKKSWIAVCVISLVVIMISVSVYRQVFAKGPFVKTAEIKQEEISSQLMIPGTVKLQVEQMVYAAPEKGELKELLVEEGQEVKKGTVVAKLQNPQLDLEIEQNKLAIESANLKINQMDKKIKQLKEKEKTLADQIGKEEAKKQLVPEFEQLEMEKKLANLDLKQTSLQKDMIGKRQADLEIRSTIDGVVLSAKKPDSTSVDGTMAEPVIHIGQLAEMTATGLLSEYDTLKVSRGQKVIVKSDAVPGQEWQGEIAKIAILPQQSQIGTQNGSQAVQYPVTVKISGDIKNLKPGFQVIMEIETEKRTAMVLPIDAIHDDGDKPSVFIVKDGKASKQKVKTGITSGDKIEILEGVAKGDRVIIKGPDNLKNGLEVTVK; this is encoded by the coding sequence ATGAAGAAAAAATCGTGGATTGCAGTGTGTGTAATTAGCTTGGTGGTTATCATGATTTCCGTCAGCGTTTATCGGCAAGTTTTTGCAAAAGGTCCTTTTGTTAAAACAGCCGAAATCAAACAGGAGGAAATTTCCTCACAGCTGATGATTCCTGGTACGGTAAAGCTACAGGTAGAGCAAATGGTATATGCCGCCCCTGAAAAGGGAGAACTAAAGGAACTGCTTGTGGAAGAAGGGCAGGAAGTCAAGAAGGGAACTGTTGTGGCAAAACTTCAAAATCCTCAGCTTGACTTAGAAATCGAACAAAACAAATTAGCAATTGAATCGGCTAATTTGAAAATTAATCAAATGGATAAGAAAATAAAACAGCTGAAAGAGAAAGAAAAGACTTTAGCAGACCAGATTGGTAAGGAGGAAGCAAAGAAACAGCTGGTACCGGAGTTTGAACAGCTAGAGATGGAAAAGAAATTAGCAAATTTGGATTTGAAGCAAACTTCACTTCAAAAGGATATGATCGGCAAACGTCAAGCAGATTTAGAGATTAGGAGTACAATAGACGGTGTGGTGTTATCTGCGAAGAAGCCTGATTCTACTTCAGTGGATGGAACTATGGCTGAGCCCGTTATACATATTGGTCAGCTTGCAGAAATGACAGCGACCGGACTTTTATCTGAATATGACACGTTAAAAGTTAGCAGGGGACAAAAGGTGATCGTAAAGTCTGATGCTGTGCCTGGTCAGGAATGGCAAGGAGAAATTGCAAAGATTGCCATTCTACCGCAGCAAAGCCAAATAGGCACACAAAATGGGAGCCAGGCTGTCCAGTATCCCGTGACTGTAAAAATTTCAGGTGACATAAAGAACTTAAAACCGGGTTTCCAGGTAATTATGGAAATTGAGACTGAAAAAAGGACTGCTATGGTGCTGCCCATTGATGCAATCCATGATGATGGGGATAAGCCATCTGTGTTTATTGTAAAGGATGGAAAGGCCAGTAAGCAGAAGGTGAAAACAGGGATTACATCCGGTGACAAGATTGAAATCCTTGAGGGTGTTGCAAAAGGAGATCGTGTCATTATTAAAGGACCCGATAATCTAAAGAACGGGTTGGAAGTGACAGTCAAATGA
- a CDS encoding ABC transporter ATP-binding protein produces the protein MIRLDSITKSFLLGKESVHVLNGISLEIIQGEFVAIMGPSGSGKSTLMNIIGCLDKPSEGDYYLGGENVSHYNDKELARVRNQSIGFVFQQFHLLPRLSALKNVELPMIYAGVSKKERQIRAEEALTKVGLSDRMEHLPNALSGGQKQRVAIARSIVNRPKLILADEPTGALDTKTSKDIMEQFRELNMEGVTVIVVTHEPEVAEYANRTIMVRDGILQSPAAMERGQFK, from the coding sequence ATGATCCGGCTCGATTCCATCACTAAATCGTTTTTACTAGGAAAAGAAAGTGTGCATGTATTAAATGGCATTAGCCTTGAGATAATCCAAGGTGAGTTTGTTGCCATTATGGGGCCCTCAGGTTCAGGGAAATCAACCTTAATGAATATCATTGGCTGTTTGGATAAGCCTTCTGAAGGGGACTACTACCTCGGAGGGGAAAATGTCTCGCATTATAATGATAAGGAATTGGCGCGGGTTAGGAATCAGTCAATCGGTTTTGTCTTTCAGCAATTTCATCTTCTGCCACGCTTGTCTGCATTAAAAAATGTTGAACTTCCGATGATCTATGCCGGGGTATCAAAAAAAGAGCGTCAGATCCGAGCAGAAGAGGCTTTAACGAAAGTAGGGCTGTCAGATCGGATGGAACATCTTCCTAATGCACTGTCAGGCGGACAAAAGCAGCGGGTAGCCATTGCTAGATCAATTGTGAATCGACCTAAGCTTATTTTAGCGGATGAACCGACAGGAGCACTTGATACGAAAACAAGTAAAGATATCATGGAACAATTTCGCGAGCTTAATATGGAAGGTGTAACCGTTATTGTTGTTACCCATGAGCCTGAAGTAGCGGAGTATGCCAATCGGACGATTATGGTTAGGGATGGAATACTTCAATCCCCTGCCGCGATGGAGAGGGGGCAGTTCAAATGA